A section of the Cololabis saira isolate AMF1-May2022 chromosome 6, fColSai1.1, whole genome shotgun sequence genome encodes:
- the adarb1b gene encoding double-stranded RNA-specific editase 1 isoform X2, which yields MDVDEEENMSSSSTDVKENRNLDNVSGKDGVGVADQLPNGSGLGSRKRPLEEGNNGHTHSKFRAKKRKKTPGPVLPKNALMQLNEIKPGLQYKLLSQTGPVHAPVFVMTVEVNGQMFEGMGPTKKKAKLNAAEKALRSFVQFPNASEAHLAMGRTLTVNTDFTSDQADFPDMLFNGFETPAPPEESFYLGSNGSNSLGEYPLPTPPGSNLVQAPLPPPSAFSSASTGKNPVMILNELRPGLKYDFVSESGESHAKNFVMSVTVDTQTFEGSGRNKKLAKARAAQAALSALFNMQLDQTPSRQPIPREGLQLHLPQVLADAVSRLVVDKFSELTDNFTSPHARRKVLAGVVMTTGTDVKEAQVICVSTGTKCINGEYMSDRGLALNDCHAEIITRRSLIRYLYTQLEFFLSCNKEDNQKSIFVLCDKGGYRLKDNVQFHLYISTSPCGDARIFSPHEAGVEDQGDRHPNRKARGQLRTKIESGEGTIPVRSSNTIQTWDGVLQGERLLTMSCSDKIARWNVVGIQGSLMSYFTEPIYFSSIILGSLYHADHLSRAMYQRIADIEDLPQTFNLNRPLLSGISNAEARQPGKAPNFSVNWTVGDQALEVINATTGKDDMGRASRLCKHTLYSRWVRLHSKLSSMLRIKVAKPSSYHEAKQAATEYHSAKKALIKAFHKAGLGAWVKKPIEQDQFTLSS from the exons ATGGACGTGGATGAGGAAGAGAATATGA GTTCAAGCAGCACAGACGTTAAGGAAAACCGAAACCTGGACAACGTGTCCGGCAAAGACGGGGTGGGAGTCGCTGATCAGCTCCCGAATGGAAGCGGCCTGGGCAGTCGAAAACGTCCCTTAGAGGAGGGTAACAATGGCCACACACATTCCAAGTTCCGGGCCAAGAAACGCAAGAAAACACCGGGGCCTGTCCTTCCCAAGAATGCTTTGATGCAACTGAATGAAATCAAACCTGGTCTCCAGTACAAACTGCTGTCGCAGACAGGACCAGTCCATGCACCAGTTTTTGTCATGACCGTGGAAGTCAACGGGCAGATGTTTGAGGGTATGGGCCCAACTAAGAAGAAGGCTAAATTGAATGCAGCTGAGAAAGCACTACGTTCCTTTGTCCAGTTCCCCAATGCATCTGAGGCACACCTGGCCATGGGCCGAACTCTGACAGTGAACACAGATTTTACATCTGACCAAGCTGACTTCCCAGACATGCTCTTCAATGGCTTTGAGACACCAGCTCCACCTGAAGAATCTTTCTATCTAGGCTCCAATGGTAGTAATTCCCTAGGGGAGTACCCACTGCCCACACCACCTGGCAGCAACCTTGTCCAGGCCCCATTGCCCCCTCCGTCTGCATTCAGCTCAGCTTCCACTGGCAAAAACCCGGTTATGATCCTCAACGAGCTCAGACCGGGACTCAAATATGACTTTGTCTCAGAAAGTGGTGAGAGTCATGCCAAGAATTTTGTGATGTCAGTAACAGTGGATACACAGACGTTTGAAGGCTCAGGGCGCAACAAGAAGCTGGCTAAAGCCCGGGCAGCACAAGCTGCCCTGTCTGCTCTGTTCAACATGCAACTAGACCAGACACCATCCCGGCAACCCATACCAAGAGAGGGGTTGCAGCTTCACCTACCCCAG gttCTGGCTGATGCCGTTTCTCGCTTGGTGGTGGATAAATTCAGTGAGTTGACAGACAACTTCACCTCCCCCCATGCGCGACGAAAAGTCTTGGCGGGAGTTGTCATGACAACAG GGACAGATGTTAAGGAAGCACAGGTCATCTGTGTCTCCACGGGAACCAAGTGCATCAACGGCGAGTACATGAGCGATCGCGGACTGGCGCTCAATGACTGCCACGCTGAGATAATCACCCGCCGCTCGCTCATCAGGTACCTCTACACTCAGCTGGAGTTCTTCCTCAG CTGCAACAAGGAAGACAACCAGAAGTCGATATTTGTGCTATGCGACAAGGGAGGCTACAGGTTAAAGGACAACGTTCAGTTCCACCTCTACATCAGCACCTCACCCTGCGGAGACGCCAGGATTTTCTCTCCGCATGAGGCTGGAGTAGAAG ATCAGGGAGACAGACATCCGAACCGGAAAGCGAGGGGTCAGCTGAGGACCAAAATTGAGTCAGGGGAGGGCACCATCCCCGTGAGGTCCAGCAACACTATTCAGACTTGGGACGGAGTTCTGCAAGGAGAGAGGTTACTCACCATGTCCTGCAGTGACAAGATCGCAAG GTGGAACGTGGTGGGCATCCAGGGCTCTCTGATGAGCTACTTTACAGAGCCCATCTACTTCTCCAGCATCATCCTGGGCAGCCTTTACCACGCCGACCACCTCTCCAGGGCCATGTACCAGCGGATCGCAGACATCGAGGACCTGCCGCAGACGTTCAACCTCAACAGGCCTCTGCTCAGCG GTATAAGCAACGCTGAAGCCAGGCAGCCAGGCAAGGCACCAAACTTCAGTGTGAACTGGACAGTGGGCGACCAAGCCCTGGAGGTGATCAACGCGACTACAGGGAAGGACGACATGGGCCGTGCGTCTCGGCTCTGCAAACACACCCTCTACAGCCGCTGGGTGCGCCTGCACTCCAAG CTGTCATCCATGTTGCGGATCAAAGTGGCCAAGCCCAGCTCGTACCACGAAGCCAAGCAGGCGGCCACAGAGTACCACTCTGCCAAGAAGGCCCTCATCAAGGCCTTCCACAAGGCCGGCCTGGGGGCCTGGGTCAAAAAGCCCATCGAGCAAGACCAGTTCACCCTGAGCTCCTGA
- the adarb1b gene encoding double-stranded RNA-specific editase 1 isoform X1, whose product MALFTNDAQSLGSYYCLIRRKFKRRRKKRSERKGAAGARLLSGQNKSFTMDVDEEENMSSSSTDVKENRNLDNVSGKDGVGVADQLPNGSGLGSRKRPLEEGNNGHTHSKFRAKKRKKTPGPVLPKNALMQLNEIKPGLQYKLLSQTGPVHAPVFVMTVEVNGQMFEGMGPTKKKAKLNAAEKALRSFVQFPNASEAHLAMGRTLTVNTDFTSDQADFPDMLFNGFETPAPPEESFYLGSNGSNSLGEYPLPTPPGSNLVQAPLPPPSAFSSASTGKNPVMILNELRPGLKYDFVSESGESHAKNFVMSVTVDTQTFEGSGRNKKLAKARAAQAALSALFNMQLDQTPSRQPIPREGLQLHLPQVLADAVSRLVVDKFSELTDNFTSPHARRKVLAGVVMTTGTDVKEAQVICVSTGTKCINGEYMSDRGLALNDCHAEIITRRSLIRYLYTQLEFFLSCNKEDNQKSIFVLCDKGGYRLKDNVQFHLYISTSPCGDARIFSPHEAGVEDQGDRHPNRKARGQLRTKIESGEGTIPVRSSNTIQTWDGVLQGERLLTMSCSDKIARWNVVGIQGSLMSYFTEPIYFSSIILGSLYHADHLSRAMYQRIADIEDLPQTFNLNRPLLSGISNAEARQPGKAPNFSVNWTVGDQALEVINATTGKDDMGRASRLCKHTLYSRWVRLHSKLSSMLRIKVAKPSSYHEAKQAATEYHSAKKALIKAFHKAGLGAWVKKPIEQDQFTLSS is encoded by the exons GTGCTGCAGGAGCCAGGCTGCTCTCAGGTCAGAACAAATCCTTCACCATGGACGTGGATGAGGAAGAGAATATGA GTTCAAGCAGCACAGACGTTAAGGAAAACCGAAACCTGGACAACGTGTCCGGCAAAGACGGGGTGGGAGTCGCTGATCAGCTCCCGAATGGAAGCGGCCTGGGCAGTCGAAAACGTCCCTTAGAGGAGGGTAACAATGGCCACACACATTCCAAGTTCCGGGCCAAGAAACGCAAGAAAACACCGGGGCCTGTCCTTCCCAAGAATGCTTTGATGCAACTGAATGAAATCAAACCTGGTCTCCAGTACAAACTGCTGTCGCAGACAGGACCAGTCCATGCACCAGTTTTTGTCATGACCGTGGAAGTCAACGGGCAGATGTTTGAGGGTATGGGCCCAACTAAGAAGAAGGCTAAATTGAATGCAGCTGAGAAAGCACTACGTTCCTTTGTCCAGTTCCCCAATGCATCTGAGGCACACCTGGCCATGGGCCGAACTCTGACAGTGAACACAGATTTTACATCTGACCAAGCTGACTTCCCAGACATGCTCTTCAATGGCTTTGAGACACCAGCTCCACCTGAAGAATCTTTCTATCTAGGCTCCAATGGTAGTAATTCCCTAGGGGAGTACCCACTGCCCACACCACCTGGCAGCAACCTTGTCCAGGCCCCATTGCCCCCTCCGTCTGCATTCAGCTCAGCTTCCACTGGCAAAAACCCGGTTATGATCCTCAACGAGCTCAGACCGGGACTCAAATATGACTTTGTCTCAGAAAGTGGTGAGAGTCATGCCAAGAATTTTGTGATGTCAGTAACAGTGGATACACAGACGTTTGAAGGCTCAGGGCGCAACAAGAAGCTGGCTAAAGCCCGGGCAGCACAAGCTGCCCTGTCTGCTCTGTTCAACATGCAACTAGACCAGACACCATCCCGGCAACCCATACCAAGAGAGGGGTTGCAGCTTCACCTACCCCAG gttCTGGCTGATGCCGTTTCTCGCTTGGTGGTGGATAAATTCAGTGAGTTGACAGACAACTTCACCTCCCCCCATGCGCGACGAAAAGTCTTGGCGGGAGTTGTCATGACAACAG GGACAGATGTTAAGGAAGCACAGGTCATCTGTGTCTCCACGGGAACCAAGTGCATCAACGGCGAGTACATGAGCGATCGCGGACTGGCGCTCAATGACTGCCACGCTGAGATAATCACCCGCCGCTCGCTCATCAGGTACCTCTACACTCAGCTGGAGTTCTTCCTCAG CTGCAACAAGGAAGACAACCAGAAGTCGATATTTGTGCTATGCGACAAGGGAGGCTACAGGTTAAAGGACAACGTTCAGTTCCACCTCTACATCAGCACCTCACCCTGCGGAGACGCCAGGATTTTCTCTCCGCATGAGGCTGGAGTAGAAG ATCAGGGAGACAGACATCCGAACCGGAAAGCGAGGGGTCAGCTGAGGACCAAAATTGAGTCAGGGGAGGGCACCATCCCCGTGAGGTCCAGCAACACTATTCAGACTTGGGACGGAGTTCTGCAAGGAGAGAGGTTACTCACCATGTCCTGCAGTGACAAGATCGCAAG GTGGAACGTGGTGGGCATCCAGGGCTCTCTGATGAGCTACTTTACAGAGCCCATCTACTTCTCCAGCATCATCCTGGGCAGCCTTTACCACGCCGACCACCTCTCCAGGGCCATGTACCAGCGGATCGCAGACATCGAGGACCTGCCGCAGACGTTCAACCTCAACAGGCCTCTGCTCAGCG GTATAAGCAACGCTGAAGCCAGGCAGCCAGGCAAGGCACCAAACTTCAGTGTGAACTGGACAGTGGGCGACCAAGCCCTGGAGGTGATCAACGCGACTACAGGGAAGGACGACATGGGCCGTGCGTCTCGGCTCTGCAAACACACCCTCTACAGCCGCTGGGTGCGCCTGCACTCCAAG CTGTCATCCATGTTGCGGATCAAAGTGGCCAAGCCCAGCTCGTACCACGAAGCCAAGCAGGCGGCCACAGAGTACCACTCTGCCAAGAAGGCCCTCATCAAGGCCTTCCACAAGGCCGGCCTGGGGGCCTGGGTCAAAAAGCCCATCGAGCAAGACCAGTTCACCCTGAGCTCCTGA